One Zootoca vivipara chromosome 9, rZooViv1.1, whole genome shotgun sequence DNA window includes the following coding sequences:
- the TLR2 gene encoding toll-like receptor 2 isoform X1: protein MGIEIQNNWKVGTDGQIVWPGVKRFPVPSCPCSSFFFQTVMFDQVWHLWFISALGAASLSAQQISPFCDATHFCNYSSRALRAVPSGLADDIVKLDLTSNSIEHIREEDLKFAVNLKTLLLQSNQIRTIDEKAFRSLVKLEHLDLSRNKLPHLSSSWFRPLSSLQKLNLIGNCYQILGEAPLFSELPKLRYLYFGNDNFSALQTQDLEGISTLEELEIEGHNLKQYVAGTLKSIKLINHIMLNIPPTATLAAIIYDVTDSVVCLELRNIQILDMPPIPYSGPVLLTAVQKVILRNVELSDTSVIRIAPIFALMKQMQEVEIVDCTFEGTGQFYGVPDTPTSLQVITVRNLTITKFYSFSDLSSVKSLVRNFTRLTLENAFVYLVPCDLARSFHSIVYLDFSGNLLLDPYLKASFCVNAWPRLQTLNVSRNALKQISVVAESVALRRHLINLDISQNNFEEMPASCVWPRSLKFLNISGCKLNMLTNCIPQSLEVLDVSHNNLKDFRLSLPDLQELYIKNNRLTTLPDAASIPSARIINIRQNQIFDFNEQQLVKFAKIEKLDARYNSFRCSCEFVSFTQSQQGPSNVFVAWPENYICDSPEHVRGKQVGAVQFRPSDCHLTLMVSLICILMLLIVVAAAVLCHKLHAIWYMQMTWAWLQAKHKPQRNQKKETCYDAFVSYSEQDSEWVENVMVQELEQANPPFKLCLHKRDFTPGKWIVDNIIDSIEKSSKTLFVLSEHFVQSEWCKYELDFSHFRLFDENNDAAILILLEPIPEKTIPKRFCKLRKLMNTKTYLEWPRDEVQEQIFWFNLKTAIKS from the coding sequence CTGCGAGTCTCTCTGCCCAGCAGATCAGCCCATTTTGCGATGCCACTCACTTTTGCAACTATTCTTCAAGGGCTTTACGTGCAGTTCCTTCTGGACTAGCAGATGATATTGTGAAGCTGGATTTGACCTCCAACAGTATAGAGCACATCAGGGAAGAGGATCTGAAGTTTGCTGTCAATCTGAAAACTCTGTTGCTCCAATCTAACCAAATTCGGACAATTGATGAGAAGGCCTTCCGCTCCCTTGTAAAGCTGGAACACTTGGATTTATCAAGGAACAAACTGCCTCATTTGTCATCCTCTTGGTTCAGGCCCCTTTCTTCCTTACAGAAGTTGAACCTAATAGGTAACTGCTACCAGATTCTTGGGGAAGCTCCACTGTTTTCTGAATTGCCAAAGCTGAGATACCTGTACTTTGGAAATGACAACTTCTCTGCTTTACAGACACAAGACTTGGAAGGAATTTCAACTCTTGAAGAACTGGAAATTGAAGGACACAACCTCAAACAATATGTAGCAGGAACTCTGAAATCAATTAAGTTGATAAATCACATTATGTTGAATATTCCCCCCACTGCCACTTTAGCTGCAATTATATATGATGTTACAGATTCTGTGGTGTGTCTTGAACTGAGAAATATACAAATCCTTGATATGCCGCCCATTCCCTATTCTGGTCCAGTGCTTCTTACAGCTGTGCAGAAAGTTATCCTTAGAAATGTTGAACTTTCGGATACGTCTGTCATTCGGATTGCACCCATATTTGCCCTTATGAAACAAATGCAAGAGGTAGAAATAGTAGATTGCACGTTTGAAGGTACTGGGCAGTTTTATGGTGTTCCAGATACTCCAACTTCCCTGCAAGTGATAACAGTCAGAAATTTGACAATTACCAAGTTTTATTCCTTTTCAGATCTTTCTTCTGTGAAGTCTCTTGTAAGGAACTTTACCAGACTTACACttgaaaatgcatttgtttatcTAGTGCCCTGTGATCTTGCAAGGAGCTTCCATTCCAtcgtgtatcttgatttcagtgggaatttGTTGCTAGATCCGTATTTGAAAGCATCATTCTGTGTGAATGCCTGGCCTAGACTACAAACTTTAAATGTCAGTCGAAATGCTTTGAAGCAGATTTCAGTAGTAGCAGAAAGTGTAGCTCTTAGACGGCATCTTATTAACTTGGATATAAGTCAAAATAACTTTGAAGAAATGCCAGCCTCGTGCGTTTGGCCCAGAAGTCTgaaatttttaaatatatctggCTGTAAATTAAACATGCTCACAAACTGCATTCCTCAAAGTCTCGAAGTACTGGATGTTAGCCATAATAACCTCAAAGACTTCAGACTGAGCTTGCCTGACCTGCAGGAGCTTTACATCAAAAACAACAGATTGACAACCCTACCGGATGCTGCCTCAATTCCTAGTGCTAGAATCATAAATATTAGACAAAACCAAATATTCGACTTCAATGAGCAGCAACTTGTCAAATTTGCAAAAATTGAGAAACTGGATGCGCGTTACAACAGTTTCCGCTGCTCGTGTGAATTTGTATCCTTCACTCAGTCGCAACAAGGACCATCTAATGTCTTTGTTGCGTGGCCAGAAAACTACATCTGTGACTCTCCGGAGCATGTAAGAGGGAAGCAAGTGGGAGCTGTTCAGTTTCGGCCCTCTGACTGCCACCTGACTTTGATGGTGTCCTTAATCTGTATCCTGATGCTGTTGATCGTTGTGGCAGCAGCAGTTCTTTGCCACAAGCTTCATGCCATCTGGTATATGCAAATGACCTGGGCGTGGCTTCAAGCAAAACACAAGCCCCAGAGAAACCAGAAGAAAGAAACCTGCTATGATGCCTTTGTTTCCTACAGCGAGCAGGACTCTGAATGGGTGGAAAACGTCATGGTGCAGGAGCTGGAGCAAGCTAATCCCCCATTTAAACTCTGCCTCCATAAAAGGGATTTTACGCCTGGCAAATGGATTGTGGACAACATTATCGACTCCATTGAGAAGAGTTCCAAAACTCTGTTTGTGCTGTCGGAGCACTTTGTACAAAGCGAGTGGTGCAAGTACGAACTCGATTTCTCTCACTTCCGGCTTTTTGATGAGAACAACGATGCAGCAATTCTGATCCTTCTGGAGCCCATTCCAGAGAAGACCATCCCCAAAAGGTTTTGTAAGCTCAGGAAACTAATGAATACAAAAACATACCTTGAATGGCCAAGGGATGAAGTTCAAGAGCAAATATTTTGGTTTAATTTGAAAACGGCAATAAAATCTTAG
- the TLR2 gene encoding toll-like receptor 2 isoform X2 gives MFDQVWHLWFISALGAASLSAQQISPFCDATHFCNYSSRALRAVPSGLADDIVKLDLTSNSIEHIREEDLKFAVNLKTLLLQSNQIRTIDEKAFRSLVKLEHLDLSRNKLPHLSSSWFRPLSSLQKLNLIGNCYQILGEAPLFSELPKLRYLYFGNDNFSALQTQDLEGISTLEELEIEGHNLKQYVAGTLKSIKLINHIMLNIPPTATLAAIIYDVTDSVVCLELRNIQILDMPPIPYSGPVLLTAVQKVILRNVELSDTSVIRIAPIFALMKQMQEVEIVDCTFEGTGQFYGVPDTPTSLQVITVRNLTITKFYSFSDLSSVKSLVRNFTRLTLENAFVYLVPCDLARSFHSIVYLDFSGNLLLDPYLKASFCVNAWPRLQTLNVSRNALKQISVVAESVALRRHLINLDISQNNFEEMPASCVWPRSLKFLNISGCKLNMLTNCIPQSLEVLDVSHNNLKDFRLSLPDLQELYIKNNRLTTLPDAASIPSARIINIRQNQIFDFNEQQLVKFAKIEKLDARYNSFRCSCEFVSFTQSQQGPSNVFVAWPENYICDSPEHVRGKQVGAVQFRPSDCHLTLMVSLICILMLLIVVAAAVLCHKLHAIWYMQMTWAWLQAKHKPQRNQKKETCYDAFVSYSEQDSEWVENVMVQELEQANPPFKLCLHKRDFTPGKWIVDNIIDSIEKSSKTLFVLSEHFVQSEWCKYELDFSHFRLFDENNDAAILILLEPIPEKTIPKRFCKLRKLMNTKTYLEWPRDEVQEQIFWFNLKTAIKS, from the coding sequence CTGCGAGTCTCTCTGCCCAGCAGATCAGCCCATTTTGCGATGCCACTCACTTTTGCAACTATTCTTCAAGGGCTTTACGTGCAGTTCCTTCTGGACTAGCAGATGATATTGTGAAGCTGGATTTGACCTCCAACAGTATAGAGCACATCAGGGAAGAGGATCTGAAGTTTGCTGTCAATCTGAAAACTCTGTTGCTCCAATCTAACCAAATTCGGACAATTGATGAGAAGGCCTTCCGCTCCCTTGTAAAGCTGGAACACTTGGATTTATCAAGGAACAAACTGCCTCATTTGTCATCCTCTTGGTTCAGGCCCCTTTCTTCCTTACAGAAGTTGAACCTAATAGGTAACTGCTACCAGATTCTTGGGGAAGCTCCACTGTTTTCTGAATTGCCAAAGCTGAGATACCTGTACTTTGGAAATGACAACTTCTCTGCTTTACAGACACAAGACTTGGAAGGAATTTCAACTCTTGAAGAACTGGAAATTGAAGGACACAACCTCAAACAATATGTAGCAGGAACTCTGAAATCAATTAAGTTGATAAATCACATTATGTTGAATATTCCCCCCACTGCCACTTTAGCTGCAATTATATATGATGTTACAGATTCTGTGGTGTGTCTTGAACTGAGAAATATACAAATCCTTGATATGCCGCCCATTCCCTATTCTGGTCCAGTGCTTCTTACAGCTGTGCAGAAAGTTATCCTTAGAAATGTTGAACTTTCGGATACGTCTGTCATTCGGATTGCACCCATATTTGCCCTTATGAAACAAATGCAAGAGGTAGAAATAGTAGATTGCACGTTTGAAGGTACTGGGCAGTTTTATGGTGTTCCAGATACTCCAACTTCCCTGCAAGTGATAACAGTCAGAAATTTGACAATTACCAAGTTTTATTCCTTTTCAGATCTTTCTTCTGTGAAGTCTCTTGTAAGGAACTTTACCAGACTTACACttgaaaatgcatttgtttatcTAGTGCCCTGTGATCTTGCAAGGAGCTTCCATTCCAtcgtgtatcttgatttcagtgggaatttGTTGCTAGATCCGTATTTGAAAGCATCATTCTGTGTGAATGCCTGGCCTAGACTACAAACTTTAAATGTCAGTCGAAATGCTTTGAAGCAGATTTCAGTAGTAGCAGAAAGTGTAGCTCTTAGACGGCATCTTATTAACTTGGATATAAGTCAAAATAACTTTGAAGAAATGCCAGCCTCGTGCGTTTGGCCCAGAAGTCTgaaatttttaaatatatctggCTGTAAATTAAACATGCTCACAAACTGCATTCCTCAAAGTCTCGAAGTACTGGATGTTAGCCATAATAACCTCAAAGACTTCAGACTGAGCTTGCCTGACCTGCAGGAGCTTTACATCAAAAACAACAGATTGACAACCCTACCGGATGCTGCCTCAATTCCTAGTGCTAGAATCATAAATATTAGACAAAACCAAATATTCGACTTCAATGAGCAGCAACTTGTCAAATTTGCAAAAATTGAGAAACTGGATGCGCGTTACAACAGTTTCCGCTGCTCGTGTGAATTTGTATCCTTCACTCAGTCGCAACAAGGACCATCTAATGTCTTTGTTGCGTGGCCAGAAAACTACATCTGTGACTCTCCGGAGCATGTAAGAGGGAAGCAAGTGGGAGCTGTTCAGTTTCGGCCCTCTGACTGCCACCTGACTTTGATGGTGTCCTTAATCTGTATCCTGATGCTGTTGATCGTTGTGGCAGCAGCAGTTCTTTGCCACAAGCTTCATGCCATCTGGTATATGCAAATGACCTGGGCGTGGCTTCAAGCAAAACACAAGCCCCAGAGAAACCAGAAGAAAGAAACCTGCTATGATGCCTTTGTTTCCTACAGCGAGCAGGACTCTGAATGGGTGGAAAACGTCATGGTGCAGGAGCTGGAGCAAGCTAATCCCCCATTTAAACTCTGCCTCCATAAAAGGGATTTTACGCCTGGCAAATGGATTGTGGACAACATTATCGACTCCATTGAGAAGAGTTCCAAAACTCTGTTTGTGCTGTCGGAGCACTTTGTACAAAGCGAGTGGTGCAAGTACGAACTCGATTTCTCTCACTTCCGGCTTTTTGATGAGAACAACGATGCAGCAATTCTGATCCTTCTGGAGCCCATTCCAGAGAAGACCATCCCCAAAAGGTTTTGTAAGCTCAGGAAACTAATGAATACAAAAACATACCTTGAATGGCCAAGGGATGAAGTTCAAGAGCAAATATTTTGGTTTAATTTGAAAACGGCAATAAAATCTTAG
- the SFRP2 gene encoding secreted frizzled-related protein 2 translates to MQRRALFLCLLALATPCIGSARGLFLFGQPEFSYKRSNCKPIPASMLLCRGIEYPNMRLPNLLGHETMQEVLEQAGAWIPLVQKQCHPDTRKFLCSLFAPVCIDDLDETIQPCHSLCEQVKDSCAPVMSAFGFPWPDMLDCSRFPQDNDLCIPPASGEHVLPTPREAPKVCDACKSKSEDDNEIVENLCKNDFALKIKVKEIAYINGDTKITPETKSKTIYKLNGVTERDLKKTVLWLKGGLQCTCDEMNDINAPYLVMGQRMAGELVITSVKRWQKGQRAFKRFSRSIRKLQC, encoded by the exons ATGCAGCGTCGCGCCCTTTTCCTGTGCCTGCTGGCGCTCGCCACGCCTTGCATCGGCTCGGCGCGGGGTCTCTTCCTGTTCGGGCAGCCCGAGTTCTCGTACAAGCGCTCCAACTGCAAGCCCATCCCGGCGTCGATGCTGCTGTGCCGCGGCATCGAGTACCCCAACATGCGGCTGCCCAACCTGCTGGGCCACGAGACCATGCAGGAGGTGCTGGAGCAAGCGGGCGCCTGGATCCCGCTGGTGCAGAAGCAGTGCCACCCGGACACGCGGAAGTTCCTCTGCTCGCTCTTCGCGCCCGTCTGCATCGACGACCTGGACGAGACCATCCAGCCCTGCCACTCGCTGTGCGAGCAAGTCAAGGACAGCTGCGCGCCCGTCATGTCCGCCTTCGGCTTCCCGTGGCCGGACATGCTGGACTGTAGCCGCTTCCCGCAGGACAACGACCTGTGCATCCCGCCGGCCAGCGGCGAGCACGTCCTGCCGACTCCCAGAGAAG CACCAAAAGTTTGTGATGCCTGCAAAAGCAAGAGTGAAGATGACAATGAAATTGTGGAAAACCTCTGCAAAAATGACTttg CTCTGAAGATAAAAGTGAAGGAGATCGCCTACATCAATGGGGACACCAAGATCACTCCGGAAACAAAGAGCAAAACCATCTACAAGCTGAATGGGGTGACAGAAAGGGATCTGAAGAAAACGGTGCTTTGGCTCAAAGGTGGCCTGCAGTGTACCTGCGACGAGATGAACGATATAAACGCACCCTACTTAGTGATGGGACAGCGGATGGCTGGCGAGCTGGTGATCACCTCCGTCAAGCGGTGGCAAAAAGGTCAGCGAGCATTCAAGAGGTTCTCGCGCAGCATTCGCAAACTGCAGTGCTAG